Proteins encoded by one window of Methanomicrobiales archaeon:
- the htpX gene encoding zinc metalloprotease HtpX: MQWKRDFGLTWRIWMTLLLLLLVYLVFLGVLSALGVGWEFLILLAGGMAFFQYFFSDRLVLWSTGARIVGEDEYPELHRMVERLSAEAGIPKPRVAVVPSPVPNAFATGRNPKNAVVAATDSLMRILNRDELEAVLAHELSHVRYRDVFTLTVASFISMVAFILVRNWFFMGMFSGGGRREGGNPWIIVFLVSIVVWVVSTLLIRALSRYREYAADRGSAILTGRPRALANALEKISGRMEYVAPQKKQEIEGANAFFIIPALSGSTLMELFSTHPPLEKRLAALENIEREMKGY, translated from the coding sequence ATGCAGTGGAAGCGCGACTTCGGTCTCACCTGGAGGATATGGATGACGCTCCTCCTCCTCCTCCTGGTGTACCTCGTCTTTCTGGGCGTACTGTCGGCGCTCGGGGTCGGGTGGGAGTTCCTGATCCTCCTTGCAGGGGGTATGGCGTTCTTCCAGTACTTCTTCTCCGACCGTCTGGTGCTCTGGAGCACCGGGGCACGGATCGTCGGGGAGGACGAGTACCCCGAACTGCACAGGATGGTCGAGCGCCTCTCCGCGGAGGCGGGCATCCCGAAACCGCGGGTCGCCGTCGTGCCGAGTCCGGTGCCCAATGCCTTCGCGACGGGCCGCAACCCGAAGAACGCCGTGGTGGCGGCGACCGATTCCCTGATGCGGATCCTGAACCGGGACGAGCTCGAGGCGGTGCTCGCCCACGAGCTGAGTCACGTCCGCTACCGCGACGTCTTCACCCTGACGGTGGCGAGCTTCATCAGCATGGTCGCCTTCATCCTGGTGCGGAACTGGTTCTTCATGGGCATGTTCAGCGGCGGCGGGCGGCGGGAGGGCGGCAATCCCTGGATCATCGTCTTCCTGGTCTCGATCGTCGTGTGGGTCGTCAGCACGCTCCTGATCCGGGCGCTCTCCCGCTACCGGGAGTACGCCGCGGACCGCGGGTCGGCCATACTGACGGGGAGGCCGCGGGCGCTGGCGAACGCCCTCGAGAAGATCAGCGGGAGGATGGAGTACGTCGCGCCGCAGAAGAAGCAGGAGATCGAGGGGGCGAACGCCTTCTTCATCATCCCCGCTCTCTCCGGCAGCACCCTGATGGAGCTCTTCTCCACGCATCCCCCGCTCGAGAAACGCCTGGCGGCGCTGGAGAACATCGAGCGGGAGATGAAGGGTTACTGA